The genome window AAGAACTTGCCAGTTGCCACACCAAAACTAGAATTTCACAAATCATTTTATGGATTAGTCATAAAATGGCATTACTCATACATAAATTGGACTACAGTATTTACTGATAATTTTTTGGATATAGTAGAATATTGATCATAAAATGTGACTTGAGACAGGTTTCTAGGCCTTCCAAAGACACATTCACTTCCCTCAAGTCCATGCAAGTGGGAACTTATAGTTACTAATATCAGGCACTAAACATCTTAACAGTAAGGCTTAAAGGTGCATGCATATTCCATGAAGATACATCTGCTCAAGAATTGGTAGCTAAACCAACAATATAAGCATaatggaaaattttaaatgaacaATATCAAAAAAATCCAAATATGTTTACAGCAATCtgtgataaataaataaataaaagaagatgacTTGAGCCTGCAACCATTCGTGTTCATAATTGAAGGTTTAATTTATACATACAAGACAAAGGAACATCTACCAGCTTCCCTAGAAGTCCAGGCTCCATCTGTAACCATCATAAAGTTCAAGGTACTATACTACGATAGCATTATGTATGAAAATGTAGGCAGATACACCTGGCATATCTATGTCTATTACAAATTTACAGTCAAAAGATTAATAAGGAAAGAGGAAATGATCTCACATCTATACCAAGCTTTGAGTAAACTTCCCTCAAAGTTGCAAACATGATAATTTCACCACATCAAACAACCAGCAAGAAGAATAAAGAacataaataaagcaaagtGCAAGAACCGATAACAATGAAGCTTTGCATTCACCACAGAAAGATACACAAATGGATATCTGAAGACGCTGAAAGAAAATGGAAAGCCATACCAGAAGAATTATTACTCCAAGAACAAACCCAACAGGAAATTAGAacttaaaaaatacaatagaatacaagaaaacagaaaatataatatgaacTTTCCTATATTCTATACACAATTATATaattgcaaaagaaaaaaaaaatggaaaacttgAGAAATAGAAAACCCTCAAATCAACAGATCTTCATCCGACATACAAATGTGTGTTCTATCTATGCAAACACATAACGCTATCACACACAATTCAAGCGATCGGAATTATCAAGAAACAGCTACCCAAATCAATACTTCAAGAATTAACGAATCGATGAATACATGAGTATACAGAAATTGGAATTCAGAAAAAGCGAGAGTGATCACATAAGAGAAGAACAAAATCCAAGCAAAGGATGGAAGACAACATTTCAGGAGTTCTGAAGCAATACCTCGTAGGCTCGTATATACCGATTAAGAAAATTATGTATTAGCAGTGTGCTACGTTCGCAGTTCTGTGACGTTTGCTTTGCTTTTGGTGGAAGGATATTAGAGATAGAATTAATTTCAAGAATGGTGCTTtactattgattttttttaagggtgaattccatttttggttcaATTGTTATAGGGGTGtgtccaattttagtccaccttaataatttttgccacattgagaCCATTGTTATTTAAAgtgtttcacttttagtccaccgttaataTTTCTGTTAGTTGGCTGTGTAATTCATGGGTATTTTCGTCTTTCTATGTTTGACGAGGTGTCCACCACTTGCACTGCTTCACAAATCACAGcattacttcttcttcttcttctgggcTTAGCTTCAAACTGGAGAGACGACGAGAGAGAGACGAAAATCAAAGGATGAAGCGTCGCCGGTGTCACATCGTCTTCCTTGCTGCTGACGACGAGAGAGACGGAAACTAGAGGATGAAGCGTCGCCGGTGTCACCTCGTCTTCGTAgccgaaagaaattgcaaatgCTGAGGAGGAGGAGATGTCGTGGCAGAGGCAGCGGTGGTTGCTGGCTCTGTTGGGTAGTGGAGAAAGGAGGTGACGAAGCTACTGTGGTTGCCGGTTGTGTCGTCGAGCGAGAGAGAGGAGTGAACCTTGGGCGGTAGAGAAGGGAGTTGGTTGTGGTGTGTCTCCAACCGCGGCTATATCTCCAACCCAGATGCAGTTGCGGTGGTTGCCGGGAAATGCCTCGGAGCTCCGATCACGCCGGCTGAGGATGAGTTTCAAGAACGAGTTGTTCTCCTCAGCGACGACCCAGTCGAAAGCCGGCGACTTTGATTGGAAAATGAGCAAAATATCCGACTTGGAGGAGAGGTTGTGATCTTTCTTGGGAATGAAATAGAATGAGCAAAATATCTCGTGGAGAATGAAATAAAATCTTCTAGGGATTTAGAAGAACTTCTTGCTTGTTATCTTTCTTTGAATCCAGAAAAATATCACCACCTCATTATCAAGGCATTTAAACAAATATGAGATCTGAGATCTCTACGTGCATAAATATAATGATGGTTTGGTAGCTGGCCGGGCGGGATTCATTCCATGGTAGGTGACCAAATAACATGGAAAAACCAAAAAGCCCTTGTCTTGGACGGCTAACTGACGGAAAATCTTacgaaggactaaaagtggcaaacgCTAAATAACAGTGgtcgtaatgtggcaaaaattaataagatgaACTAAAATTGGAAACACCCCTATAACAGtaggataaaaaaaaaggaattcactcctttttttttttatctccatATAACAGtggtcgcaatgtggcaaaaattaataagatgaACTAAAATTGGAAACACCCCTATAACAAGGACAAAAAAAGGAAttcactccttttttttttatccccaTAGGCATACCCTTGTGCGGAGACACCTTCACTGagactcaatctcatgacctctcatataggAGAATCACTatatgccatttgagcacaaagtGCTTAGCAAATTGATTTGTTATTAAGATGGGCAAATTGAAGTTATAAACTTCATACACTAGGTTCATTATTATTCATTAGTGGGAATGTGAAAAACAAGTTGATGCATAAGTCAATTTAGACTAGGCTGTTGATAAGTCATTGTCTCAAATTTGAGACAATTATATCTTTTATTTCAACACtcttaaatatgtaaatttagAGATGCTATTTTGTTGGCtattttttacaattaaatCCTATTGTTACCTATTCAGTGGATAATTGTTAAATTGGAGAACATATGTATTTGTACGCTTACATAAAATCcaagtatataattttattacttttttttttttgaaaacatgtgtccgaatatataatttctttttagggaaaattgcacttgtccctaagttataaggtaattgtagtATTAGTCCCTGAGTATTAGTCATGTTTACTTTTCTTCTCTAAGTTACAaggtaattgtaaaatattttaaaattcggTAATTGCCACATCAGCATGTTACCCGGTCACCAAGTCATTTTAGGTTAAATTGCATTATTTTGCAttgttcagggacccaattgtagtgttttttttttttttttttttttttttttttgagttcgataactcaattgcattttggtgtgtagtttGATGGCTAACCCTTattccattttaaaatttacagtTGATTGGTGGGATCCTTTTGGGAGCTTAACTCCACATTTGATGGAGTTTGCAATTAAGCCTCTCAGCCTCACCACTAGTGCATCGGGATGTGGTTGAGCATGTAAGTTAGTCaacttatcattttttaaaagttattagTTAGCAACTATCACATATTTaagtactaatttatttaaaattttcagttgCATTCGAAAAGGATAAATCAGATTGACCACATGCGCCTTAATGATTCGattttcattaaatataatacagCATTGAGACGGCGATGGGAAATGCAGGATACCATTGATCCAATTAGTTTCGATCAAATTGATTTTCGAATGAATGATTGATAGGTACCCCGGATGATGTTAATTAAGAGTTGGTGTTTAATGATGGAGATGATTTGACTTGGGGAGATATTGCTAGGTTTTCGGATGCAAATGAAACTCCTTATTCTTTTATGCATGCTTCTAAAGGAAAAGGGAAGGTAGAGCGTTCAAGGTctaagggaaaagaaaagaTTCCAAAACGTAGACTAGTAGACGAAGAAAATGGAGAAGCATTTGAGAATGATGGTGTTATTAACTTTGACAGTTTGGGTGATGAAGAAGTGGATTTTGAGATGGAGGATGATGATTGATGATTATGAATATTGAATATGTGATATTTTTATGATTAAATGACTTGAATGACTTTATTTTGATGACTAAACtttgtattattatgatattgtgACTTTAAGTTCTTTCTATTTATGTTATTTTGCATTACTATTTGagtattttgtgtatatattattattatttgtttttttttaaaacatcgCTTTATGTGAAAAAAGCAACGATTTACTTTGCACTTTCACTTTAAAGCAAAGCTCGAGCTCATTATTTTGATGTGTTTTTTAGCTTTAGAAAGTTTTCACACACCTTACACGAGAAGCATCCATGTTGTGTGGGGCATTACACAAGAGCCATTGAATTCCTATTGATCTTATAATCACAAAGCAATCATAAGCAAATTACAAGGGTTCTTTATCTTTGAGCATTTGTTTTACTTTAATAATTCatctatgtttataatttttttgggcTAATTAATTAAGATCCCCAAGTTAATTTTCTGGCAAATCCAAGTGGGTGAGCAAGTTCTTAGGAAAAGGGAGGTTGATGACAAAGACTTAAGCAAACCACAATTCTACATGCTCAAGAGCTTACTTGTAATGGACAATGATGAATTCTCCTTCCAATTTGGTGGTGGTAGAGATTTGGGATCAAATTAAGGATAACCCTAATAATCATTTTGGATGATGGATCAAATTAAGGATACGCCGTATTGATAATCATTTTGGACGATgatactaagggtgtgtttggttcatacatgggaatcagaatggatatcaaatacttggtaatagtaatgagttttggtaaaaatattttgtatgtttgatAGTAAGATCGACTAAGAAtgattgagttaatacccaatatagtactatagtgattttacttaatttagtcctagATGACGCTCTCGACTTTGAGGGTTTTACACCGGTTAGAAATAAGATcttaatggtaatttctcatccttcatccTATTTGGAATgattcattcttcttcctcttattaagatccacacaaaaatacaaattttcagtaccaaataaaattcaaaccctaaataaataaatacagagctGTTAGAAATAGGGTCTTAAAGTAATTTCTCAttcttcatcccatttgggatgattcttctaccccttattaagatccacacaaacatacaaatttttgtaccaaatcaacttcaaaccctaaataaataaatacagagtaaataaatattggaaAAGAGGAGGAATCAAGGATGGGAAATTACCATTATGACCATATTTCTAACTGtccactaacagaattttttaaaaatgactaaattaagtaaaaccatcaaaatcgatgactaaattgagcacaaaaaagtcatttaagactaaattgagtaaaatcactatagtcgaggactatattgagtattaactcgataatgattattaatagttggggaaacaCCAAGGAGGAAGGGATGAaccccttattttattaggaagtgggttttgcaattaagggagtaatcaaaataaaaatctagaAGTATTAATCTAAAcataaaaattagattaccaatgAGATGAAAAATACCCATTTTAAAATAgggaatgaaatttttaattgaaaaggtaatcaaatctcataattatattttaaaaaagttgttaaccaaacaataattatgattttgattctcattcttagtgtgtaaacccatgaactaAACACCCTAAAAAGCCATTCCTTCTCATTCACATCTGAACTCAGTGATCAGAGAAGGGATTGTGAAGACACATAAAGACATGATCTTAATGTGAAGCCATAATTATATCAACAAGATAGAAGAAATCGACCAGAACCCCTCAAGTTCAGAATAATAAAAAGCACCAATTCAAGCCAAATCACCTTTCGCTGTCTGTCAAAGAAAGCAGTAAAACCAACACACTATGCTGTACACATTTTTCTTTCTATAGTAAAACAATGGAGTATACAGAGTATATTGATGTCATAGGCATATGCATAATGCAATCATTCAAATAGAGATTAAGGCTCATTCAAATAGAGATTAAGGCTACACTTCAAGACTCTAGTCAAAGTATAAGGTAATAATGAATAAGCTGCACACCCCTAATTTTAGCACTCACAAAACCACCACTCCATGGTGTGGCATAATCCTAAAcattaatagaattaaaattaaaattaaaaaagaaaaacaactgCCTAAGATTTTATGGAGTGATTGATTTGTGAGTGGCAAAATTAGGGATAATAATAGGAGTAACCCCAATCAAGATgactaaggatacaaacttgtaaccacaaaaTCACAGGTTTGAAGCTCAACCTTCTTAGTAACTTAGGCTGGTTTAGCTCCTTATAGTCCTTCGTCAAATAGGTGGTGTTTACTAGTACCCTCGTGTAGTGACTAAGGGTATCCCTCGTTacccaaaaaacaaaacaaggtAATAATAACAAAGATTGTAGCATAAACAGGTTCTCATATATAATACTCCATAGCTGGTTTCAAAAGTTATCTAATCTTAGTCTAACCACAAATGCAGATTGTccaggaaaatattttcatcaaaaatatGTCTATGCACTCAGTTGGAGACAATGCATAAGAAGATAAACACCCTTCAGCCAGACTAAGAATTTTCATCAAAGAAGCTATATATCTAACATCAAGTGTCAATTCATAGCACCTAATCCCTCaagaaacaaccaaaaaaaaaaaaaaaaaaaggagcaaaGCCTCAAAACAAACACAGAAATCAAAAACCCAATTTAAACACAAACAAGAAAGCCTAAAAACACAATGTTTTAAACATGATGAGACATGCATcccattcttcttcttgttgTCTTAGAAGCCAGAAGCCCAGAAAGTAGATGTTATAATATAAGCAACTGCAGAGTAATTTCTAAAACATAAAAGATATCCTCAAAAACACCAGCACATTAGGGTCTCTACTAGTAATCAATTGTGAAACAACGTGGAAGCAAGAAAGTATTAGTATAGAAATAATGCAAATAAAAAACAACCctaattattaaaaatcatGTTCTGAACGATAGCCAATATAACGATGCCGTTAACAGGTTGACAAAATATCATAGTCTATCCGAGAATCACAATGAAAaatagacaaaaataaaaaactatcaGTACTCAAATTAGCTAGTGATAACTGTGAAATCGACTGATAAACCAAGATTCATACGATCTGGGCGGTGACGAGCAAAATCGATTGGTTTGGAATTTTCCTTTCTCAGACTGGAGAGAGGAGCTGAGAGAGAGAGGGCTTGGGCTCGGAGTTCATGCCAATGACGATGATCAAGGGGATGAAGCCATAGTGAGTTATTACTTTGGCCTTCTTCGCCGTCCACGTCCCCCACTCCTTCACGAACTTGGACACCGCCGCCACCGCTCCTCCGTCGTCATCTTCCGCGGCCGCCGCCACCTTCTTGGTGACCTTCCCCTTCGGCTTTAACATAATCTTGGAAGACATTTTTACCGTTTCGTCTGATTCTTTTCCTTTGCGTAGTCAGGAAATCTGCGTGGTGATCTGCCTCTGGatctatttatattttgattgatgaAGAATAGGAGAAGAAAAGTAGAAAACCCTATAGAACCAGGTTCTATAAATTACAAACCAAGCCCTCTTAGTTTTGAAAATTCGTTACTAACCCCAGAAGCTTAGGCCTATGTATCTACGCGTATCGGTGTAAACAAATACGGTATTACTAGATTTGAATTCGACTATTTTAAAGACTATTCGTATTTTAAATctcaaaatttattcattttcaatttgactacattattcgaatatattcaaTTCGACCTCgaatattcaaatttgaaatgcctaatttaatttttaaaaattttaatataaaatataaaattatatatatattctcacaTACTAGTCGAATCAAGTTGGTGTGCAACCCTAACCTGCTTCATGCAATCTCGCAAGCCCCGTGGGCctaactttaatatatatatatatatatatatatgaaaaaactTGCTTAGCCTGTCAACCTGTGTGGGCCAAGCCTGCGAGGTCCATATTTGTGCGGACAATTTTAGGATCTAACCCGCCACATTGCGGGGCGATTTAGGGCTGGACCACGGATTTCGACCCACCTTGACACCCCTACGGTCTATGACCTTACTTGACTTATTTAGTAAAATGGTAAGGTTTAGGCTCGTTTTAAAGCCGACCAAACTAAATATGTCCATGCCTATATAAATTGACACTATATGCCTAGCCAATTCGTTCGCCTGATAATTGATAACTAATCCAACCAAAAATTTTGCTTTTCGGTCGATTTCggttattaatataaaaaaatcaatctttCGGTTATTTTAGGGTTATTTAGTTTCAGTTTTGGTCGATGATCGATAACacgtgcgcgcgcgcgcgcgcacacacacacacacacatatatatatatatagagagagagagagagagagagagagagatgttgTTCATCCAAACTAATTGGTTGGCTGACTTTTGCAAGAAGTCCAATTAAAAATTGACTTTGCCAAGATACTCACTCATAGTGGAATCCCCCAAACACAAAGATTCCAACCGACTATGGAGACTCAAATATCATACATGAGAAGAAGACCCAACTTTAATAGTCTTCCATAAGGCTCGGGACATAACATGTCTCACTACAACATACAAAACTTTATCGAACAGAGACGGAATGAGCATggacaaaataaaagaagacGGGCCAAATTTTTTGTCCCAATATTAGCTACAACGGAACACTCATCCGGAGCACAACTACAATAGAATACTCATTTGAAGCGCGACTACAACGAAAGACTAAGACTTTAATTTGACAGTAGAGAAAGGGAACACGTTGAGTCTTCCAAAACAGATAGTttgagaatatatatttaatggaGATAAAATGATTAGATGTTTGTATAGTATTTATCGGGACTGTGGTTGGATAGATAATATCGAAGATGGTATGATCGAGAAGAGGATGTGGTGTCACTGGCCGGCGACaatgatacatatatttttttaaaccataGATCATTTGGTCTACTAATACTATATGAGAACAACAGTTATAGGAATaaccttattatatatataatataaaagtacATGATGAAGATAtgcatttaatatttataatgatACAAATAGTCTCTAAGATAGGAATGGTAAAGAGTAATATTCTTAATAATATAAAGAGATGGATGATGAATTCTAGTGTGCATATAATACATAGTCCTAATAGAGATGTATGGGATGATTACACCTAATTTTATGAGATGGTGTGCTTTTTTAACCGaattaatatctaatttaatCATCGACTATAATgtgtgtttattttaatttagtcctaaatgtctttttgtgcttaattatgtaatcgactttgatggtttacCCAATTGAATCTTggttgttagaatcaaagattaAATACAAAAGAACTACTATAGTCGAACTAGATTGGGTAAAATCATTGTAGTTGTCTAGTTGAAAACTATCTTAGGTAAAACAACTAAAGGCGATGATTAAATTgaggagttaattccatttttggtcatagatttataggtggcaatcaatttttagtcatttttatcataacatccacatttggtcctagtattcttgtggcatgaccattttttgtcctccatcaacaaaatcattaaaatgttgtaaaatacaatgacatttcgatAATTCTTATTCAAAGTGAGTTGACCCCGCtgtaattttatgtttattttttgaaaaaatatgtaattgaagaccgaaatgcttttgtatttaacggcattacaaatattttgttgatagaggacaaaaaatagtcatgtcacaataatactaggaccaaatgtagatgttctgataaaaaaaggactaaaacgGGACtgccacatataaatctaagacaaaaaatggaattaactcttaaattgagtattaaaagAGGTGAAATTACCAAGTTTATCTTAACATAAGACTCAATTGGATAAACCTATCAAATTCGAGAACTTAATTAAGCATAAAAAGAtgtttaaaactaaattaaaaaatcacaataatCGGGGATTAAATTcaacattaaattatttttttaacccTTTGTTTTggtctctctctttttttttttttttttttttttttaaaacNNNNNNNNNNNNNNNNNNNNNNNNNNNNNNNNNNNNNNNNNNNNNNNNNNNNNNNNNNNNNNNNNNNNNNNNNNNNNNNNNNNNNNNNNNNNNNNNNNNNNNNNNNNNNNNNNNNNNNNNNNNNNNNNNNNNNNNNNNNNNNNNNNNNNNNNNNNNNNNNNNNNNNNNNNNNNNNNNNNNNNNNNNNNNNNNNNNNNNNNNNNNNNNNNNNNNNNNNNNNNNNNNNNNNNNNNNNNNNNNNNNNNNNNNNNNNNNNNNNNNNNNNNNNNNNNNNNNNNNNNNNNNNNNNNNNNNNNNNNNNNNNNNNNNNNNNNNNNNNNN of Ipomoea triloba cultivar NCNSP0323 chromosome 3, ASM357664v1 contains these proteins:
- the LOC116013788 gene encoding mitochondrial import receptor subunit TOM7-1 gives rise to the protein MSSKIMLKPKGKVTKKVAAAAEDDDGGAVAAVSKFVKEWGTWTAKKAKVITHYGFIPLIIVIGMNSEPKPSLSQLLSPV